One genomic region from Bacillus sp. SLBN-46 encodes:
- a CDS encoding metalloregulator ArsR/SmtB family transcription factor: MVAASAKHDVFQAIADPTRRSLLKLLSNQEMPVTAISEQFPISRTAVSKHLRVLADAGLVKERKVGRETRYKLEPEPLMELKDWLQFFELFWENKLTALRLFVESDETK; this comes from the coding sequence ATGGTCGCTGCTTCTGCTAAGCATGATGTTTTCCAAGCGATTGCTGACCCAACCCGACGTAGTTTATTAAAGCTTCTGAGTAACCAAGAGATGCCTGTCACAGCAATCAGTGAACAATTTCCGATTAGCCGTACGGCAGTATCTAAGCATTTACGCGTATTAGCAGATGCAGGATTGGTTAAAGAACGGAAAGTCGGCAGAGAAACTCGGTACAAGCTCGAGCCTGAACCTTTAATGGAATTAAAAGATTGGCTGCAGTTTTTTGAATTATTCTGGGAAAATAAGCTAACTGCACTTAGACTCTTTGTTGAGTCGGATGAGACAAAGTAA
- a CDS encoding amino acid permease translates to MENNQQNLKKGLLPRHVQFIALAGMIGTGIFKGSSDTLNIAGPSVVFTYLIGGLLLFIVMAALGEMALAFPNFNVQHLVNKAFGFRVSFIVGWLYWINWILVTVVELLAAGSFLQFWFPDTPLWLLSLICAFVIIGINLFQVKYYGEMEFWFAGIKILALVAFIVLGFLLILGFIPSDVENPISNYTGHGGFFPHGVSGMLSAFLVVMFSYGGAELIGVAVTETKDADKVLPKIIKGAVWRVIIFYVLPILIICGIMPWNKVSSVDSPFVQVFSTTGLPGAAHIMNFVLMTAVLSAANSGIYATSRTLFSMAQSGVAPKGLAKTSKKGIPLVGIMITTVCILAGVYLAYITPGKIINYLMTIPGFTIMLIWICICAAQLKLRPTYKEKPHFQVKGFPYTTIFAIVSLSVIFIGFLTSPSNLIGSSVALVTVGVLVVLSLLVRKTGSK, encoded by the coding sequence ATGGAGAATAATCAGCAGAACTTAAAGAAAGGTCTCTTACCGAGGCATGTTCAATTTATTGCCTTGGCAGGGATGATTGGAACAGGGATTTTTAAAGGCAGCTCTGACACCTTAAATATTGCTGGACCTAGTGTTGTGTTTACCTATTTAATTGGCGGCTTACTATTATTTATTGTTATGGCAGCCTTGGGGGAAATGGCTCTTGCGTTTCCTAATTTCAATGTTCAACATTTAGTTAATAAAGCATTTGGTTTTCGCGTTTCCTTTATCGTGGGCTGGCTTTATTGGATTAACTGGATCCTGGTTACAGTAGTAGAACTACTTGCTGCAGGAAGTTTCCTCCAATTTTGGTTTCCAGATACCCCATTATGGCTTTTAAGCTTAATTTGTGCATTTGTCATTATTGGAATAAACTTATTTCAAGTAAAATATTATGGAGAAATGGAATTCTGGTTCGCTGGAATTAAGATTCTTGCATTAGTGGCCTTTATCGTTTTAGGATTCTTACTAATACTTGGTTTCATTCCTAGTGATGTCGAAAACCCTATTTCAAACTACACTGGGCACGGAGGATTTTTCCCTCATGGAGTCAGCGGAATGCTGAGTGCCTTTTTGGTCGTAATGTTTTCATACGGCGGAGCAGAATTAATTGGGGTCGCTGTTACTGAGACAAAGGATGCTGACAAAGTATTGCCTAAAATTATTAAAGGGGCAGTATGGCGGGTTATTATTTTTTACGTTTTACCGATCCTTATTATTTGTGGGATTATGCCTTGGAATAAGGTATCTAGCGTCGATAGTCCATTTGTACAAGTTTTCAGTACTACTGGGTTACCAGGGGCTGCACACATCATGAATTTTGTGCTCATGACAGCTGTACTTTCAGCAGCCAATTCAGGGATTTATGCTACATCTAGAACACTATTTTCAATGGCTCAAAGTGGCGTTGCACCAAAAGGATTGGCAAAGACATCTAAAAAAGGCATTCCGTTAGTAGGAATCATGATCACAACTGTGTGTATTTTGGCTGGAGTTTATTTAGCCTATATTACTCCAGGTAAAATTATTAATTACCTTATGACGATTCCTGGTTTTACCATTATGTTAATTTGGATTTGTATTTGTGCAGCACAATTGAAGTTACGTCCTACTTACAAAGAAAAACCACATTTTCAGGTAAAAGGGTTTCCGTATACAACGATTTTCGCTATTGTTAGCTTAAGTGTTATTTTTATTGGGTTCTTAACAAGCCCAAGCAACCTGATTGGTTCGTCCGTAGCACTTGTGACAGTTGGTGTGCTAGTTGTTCTTTCTCTACTTGTTAGGAAAACAGGTTCCAAATAA
- a CDS encoding DeoR family transcriptional regulator codes for MKPSTNRMLNRIKCIYMFIRNKGTVSTQELVEEFGITPRTIQRDLNVLAYNDLVISPSRGKWTTTEKKVKMSS; via the coding sequence TTGAAACCTTCAACTAACCGGATGTTAAACCGCATCAAATGTATCTACATGTTTATTCGCAATAAAGGCACTGTTTCAACGCAGGAACTTGTAGAGGAATTTGGTATCACTCCTCGCACCATACAACGAGATTTAAATGTCTTAGCCTATAATGACTTGGTAATTAGCCCAAGCCGCGGAAAATGGACAACAACAGAGAAGAAAGTGAAGATGTCATCTTAA
- the pepV gene encoding dipeptidase PepV: MTQINWMNEVEKRKEELIKDTQGLLHIKSLLDEENTSPEAPLGKGVKEALDFMLNLGEKDGFSPKNVGNLAGHLEFGSGEELLGILCHVDVVPEGDGWTSDPFGAEIRDGKIFARGALDDKGPTMAAYYAMKIVKELGLPLSKRVRMIIGTDEESNWRCVDHYFKHEEMPTLGFAPDADFPIINAEKGISDFDMVQEQSSVDTNEAMIEVESFVSGKRYNMVPDLAKATILVEENEEEIVRQFTDFMTKYELEHSQQLEDGVLHLEVKGISAHGMEPRNGKNAGLFLAEFLSKLNVDAKALHYFQFVSRYFFEDSRGVNLGVAYSDDISGELTINPGKLSYSKDTNGRIGMTCRYPVTNNMEETKAKLEALLQTEGFVLDNFSDSKPHHVDEKEFLIQTLKKVYEEQTGEKAELIAIGGGTYARSLKSGVAFGPLFPGRPDIAHQKDEYMYIEDLLKATAIYAQAIYELAKSE; this comes from the coding sequence TTGACACAGATTAATTGGATGAACGAAGTAGAAAAAAGAAAAGAAGAACTAATAAAAGACACACAGGGATTATTACATATTAAAAGCCTGTTAGATGAAGAAAATACATCACCTGAAGCACCACTTGGAAAAGGTGTGAAGGAAGCATTAGACTTCATGCTAAACCTTGGGGAAAAGGATGGTTTCAGTCCGAAAAACGTGGGCAATTTAGCAGGACATCTGGAATTTGGCTCAGGAGAAGAATTGTTAGGCATTCTTTGCCATGTGGATGTAGTTCCAGAAGGAGACGGCTGGACAAGTGATCCATTTGGAGCGGAAATCAGAGATGGTAAAATTTTTGCTCGTGGTGCACTTGATGATAAGGGGCCGACCATGGCAGCCTACTATGCAATGAAAATTGTAAAAGAATTAGGTTTGCCATTGAGTAAACGTGTGCGAATGATTATTGGAACAGATGAAGAAAGCAACTGGCGCTGTGTAGACCATTATTTCAAGCATGAAGAAATGCCGACACTTGGGTTTGCGCCTGATGCAGATTTTCCGATTATCAATGCGGAGAAGGGCATTTCCGATTTCGATATGGTTCAAGAGCAATCTTCCGTTGATACGAATGAAGCCATGATTGAAGTGGAGAGCTTTGTTTCTGGGAAAAGATACAACATGGTTCCTGATTTAGCAAAAGCGACGATCCTAGTTGAGGAAAACGAAGAAGAAATTGTCCGTCAGTTTACTGATTTCATGACAAAGTACGAGTTAGAGCACAGTCAACAACTAGAAGACGGGGTGCTTCACTTAGAAGTAAAAGGTATTTCAGCCCATGGAATGGAGCCTAGAAATGGGAAGAATGCAGGTTTGTTTTTAGCGGAGTTTCTGTCTAAATTGAATGTAGATGCAAAAGCTTTACATTATTTCCAATTTGTATCCCGCTATTTCTTTGAAGATTCACGTGGGGTGAATCTTGGTGTTGCTTATTCGGATGACATTTCAGGAGAATTAACCATTAATCCTGGTAAGCTTTCTTACTCAAAAGATACAAATGGAAGAATTGGAATGACGTGCAGATATCCTGTCACAAATAACATGGAAGAAACAAAGGCGAAATTAGAGGCGCTTTTACAAACGGAAGGATTTGTTCTTGATAACTTCTCAGACTCTAAACCACATCATGTCGATGAAAAAGAGTTCCTAATCCAAACGTTGAAAAAGGTGTATGAAGAGCAAACCGGTGAAAAAGCTGAATTAATTGCCATTGGTGGAGGAACGTATGCCCGTTCGTTAAAGTCCGGTGTTGCCTTTGGACCATTATTTCCAGGACGCCCCGACATTGCCCATCAAAAGGATGAATATATGTATATTGAAGATTTACTGAAGGCCACAGCCATTTATGCACAAGCAATTTATGAGTTGGCAAAGAGTGAATAG